Proteins encoded within one genomic window of Aquarana catesbeiana isolate 2022-GZ linkage group LG03, ASM4218655v1, whole genome shotgun sequence:
- the LOC141134852 gene encoding olfactory receptor 5AP2-like — MNIMNKTQVTMFEFSGLSDNKKLAPFLFFFFLLVYAVTVLGNVGMIFVVHAFSSLHTPMYFFLNYLSLVDFFYASTLTPKMLSDLISEKRSISFVGCAIQFFFFAALASTEVFILSCMAYDRYAAICHPLHYVLIMTKKKCWCLVLFSFCIGFCQAVVPTSCVFNLQFCRSNLINHYYCDIPPLLQLACSNPHLCYILINVFVCLCTISSMVIILVSYMHIISSILKMKTFKSQRKAFSTCSSHLICSTMFYVTVFINYFSSSSDSFEKHDRSVTVFYSLVTPMLNPLIYSLRNQEVKRVIMQIVRRHQSQK, encoded by the coding sequence ATGAACATCATGAACAAGACCCAAGTCACCATGTTCGAGTTTTCAGGCCTGAGTGACAATAAGAAACTTGCCCCgttcctctttttcttctttctgctTGTCTACGCTGTGACGGTCTTAGGAAATGTCGGCATGATATTTGTTGTCCATGCCTTCAGCAGCCTCCACACACCGATGTACTTCTTCTTAAACTACCTGTCTTTGGTAGACTTCTTCTACGCATCAACATTGACTCCTAAAATGTTGTCTGACCTGATTTCTGAGAAAAGGTCCATCTCGTTTGTCGGCTGTGCCATCCAGTTCTTTTTCTTTGCTGCCCTGGCAAGCACTGAAGTTTTCATCCTCTCTTGCATGGCATATGACCGTTATGCGGCTATCTGCCACCCTCTCCATTATGTTTTGATTATGACTAAGAAAAAATGTTGGTGCCTGGTTCTATTTTCCTTCTGTATTGGTTTCTGCCAGGCTGTGGTTCCAACCAGCTGTGTGTTTAATCTTCAGTTCTGTAGATCCAACCTTATAAACCATTACTACTGTGACATCCCACCATTGCTTCAACTGGCCTGCTCTAATCCTCACCTTTGCTACATATTAATTAACGTCTTTGTTTGCCTTTGTACCATTAGCTCCATGGTTATAATCTTGGTTTCCTACATGCATATTATTTCTTCTATTCTAAAGATGAAAACCTTCAAAAGCCAGCGAAAGGCTTTCAGTACCTGCTCTTCCCATTTGATCTGTTCCACCATGTTCTACGTGACGGTCTTCATCAACTATTTCAGTTCATCTTCTGATTCCTTTGAGAAACACGACAGATCTGTTACTGTCTTCTACTCCCTGGTGACACCAATGCTGAATCCTCTTATCTACAGCCTGAGGAATCAGGAGGTTAAAAGGGTCATAATGCAAATTGTGCGAAGGCATCAAAGTCAGAAATGA